A section of the Telopea speciosissima isolate NSW1024214 ecotype Mountain lineage chromosome 3, Tspe_v1, whole genome shotgun sequence genome encodes:
- the LOC122655035 gene encoding oligouridylate-binding protein 1B-like: protein MQQQRLKQQQQALMQQALLLQQQQQQQQQQQSLYHPGLLAPPQIEPIPSGNLPPGFDSSTCRSVYVGNIHTQVTEQLLQEVFSSTGPLEGCKLIRKDKSSYGFVDYFDRRSAAHAILTLNGRHLFGQPIKVNWAYASGQREDTSGHFNIFVGDLSPEVTDATLFACFSVYPSCSDARVMWDQKTARSRGFGFVSFRNQQDAQSAINDLTGKWLGSRQIRCNWATKGAGASEDKQSTDAKSVVELTNGTSEDGQETTNVDGPESNPQYTTVYVGNLAPEVTQLDLHRHF, encoded by the exons ATGCAGCAGCAGAGGTTGAAACAGCAGCAACAGGCCTTGATGCAGcaagctcttcttcttcagcagcagcagcaacaacaacagcaacagcaatctCTCTATCATCCTGGCCTCTTGGCTCCTCCTCAA ATAGAGCCGATTCCGAGTGGAAATCTGCCTCCTGGATTTGATTCGAGTACATGCCGCAGTGT GTATGTGGGCAACATTCATACACAAGTTACTGAACAACTTCTTCAAGAGGTGTTCTCAAGTACTGGTCCCCTTGAAGGGTGCAAGCTTATTAGGAAAGATAAG TCATCTTATGGTTTTGTAGACTACTTCGACCGGAGATCAGCTGCACATGCTATTTTAACTCTTAATGGGAGGCATCT GTTTGGACAACCTATAAAAGTTAATTGGGCATATGCTAGTGGTCAAAGGGAAGATACTTCAG GCCATTTTAACATATTTGTTGGTGATCTTAGCCCTGAAGTTACAGATGCAACCTTGTTTGCCTGCTTCTCTGTTTATCCCAGTTGTTC TGATGCAAGGGTTATGTGGGATCAGAAGACTGCTCGTTCAAGGGGGTTTGGGTTTGTTTCTTTTCGGAACCAACAG GATGCCCAAAGTGCAATAAATGATTTAACAG GAAAGTGGCTTGGAAGTAGACAAATACGATGTAACTGGGCGACCAAGGGTGCTGGTGCCAGTGAGGACAAGCAAAGTACAGATGCAAAAAGTGTGGTTGAGCTAACTAATGGAACATCAG AAGATGGACAGGAGACTACAAATGTTGATGGGCCAGAGAGTAACCCTCAATATACAACTGTGTACGTGGGTAACCTTGCTCCTGAG GTTACCCAGCTTGATCTCCACCGCCACTTC